The Alkalihalobacillus sp. LMS6 genomic interval ATGTCGAGGATCACGCTACTGCGTATATAACGTTTAAAAATGGGGCAACGATGCTTTTTGAAACTTCTTGGGCAGCAAATATTCCAAGTGATAAAGAAGCCATAAGCATTTCAGGAACGGCTGGTGGAATAAATGTGTTTCCTTTATCGGTTAATAAAGCATCTGCTGGAATGATGACAACCACTCATGCAGATTGGGTAGCAGGGGAAAGCGATGAAGGGTTTGCTCAAGCGCAAAACTTTGTTCAAGCTTGTTTAGGTAAAGAAGACCCGCTTGTGAAAGCGAAAGAAGCGCAAAAAGTAACTGATGTTATTGAACATATTTACAAAGCGAGTAAGTGAGCTAATAAAAGTTCCCCCAAAAACAAGCTTTTTGCTAAATAAAGGTTTATAAATCGTTAAGGTTGGCTATCCTATAGAGAAGTCGATTATAGGAGCGATTGCCAATGCGTGTCCATGGGAAACAAGAGCACCAAAAAGCGCTACAGGACTCAATTGATCGAATCCAATTAAATGATGCGAATACCATTTTTTCAAGGTTAGAATGCGGCACAGCGCCTAATGATATTATTTTTATTAAGAAAGCGCTCTCGCGAAATTAACTATTGACGTGTGTGCAATCATTTCGTATAGTAAGAAGCAACTAATTAAAAACGGCAAAATGAACCATTGACGAGGAATAGTAGTTGAGGAGTATAGATGCAAAGAGAAGGCTGCCATTGGCTGGGAGTAGCCTCATCTACCGAAGCGAATGAACACCTTTGAGGATTTTCTTCTGAACACAAAAGTAGGGAGAAACGTAGCTGGCGTTAACAGATCAAAGAGGAGACGCAGTCTCAAATTTGGGTGGCACCACGGGTTCAACTCTCGTCCCAGATGATTATTCATCTGAGGCGAGAGTTTTTTTGTTTTAAAAAGGAGAGAAAGCTGATGTCCATTCGTTTACCAAGAGGAACGCAAGACATATTACCTGAAGATGCAGTTGTTTGGCAACATATTGAAAAAGTTGCGAAAGACGTATGTCAATCCTATCACTTCGAAGAGATTCGAACGCCAATTTTTGAACATACAGAAGTCTTTACAAGAGGTGTAGGAGATACAACGGATATCGTCCAAAAAGAGATGTATACGTTTAAAGATCGAGGCGATCGAAGTCTAACTTTACGACCTGAGGGGACCGCATCCGTTGTGCGTTCTTACGTTGAACATAAGCTTTATGGAGAAGCGAATGCGCTAACGAAATTATTTTATACTGGACCGATGTTTCGTTATGAACGTCCGCAGGCAGGTAGAATGCGGCAATTTGTTCAGTTCGGGGTAGAAGCATTAGGAAGTGCGAATCCCCATTTAGATGCAGAAGTACTCGCACTATTAATTGATATTTGCAATCGACTTGGCTTAGTCAACTTGAAGCTTGTTATTAATTCATTAGGGGACAAGGAAAGTCGTGATCGTCACCGTCAAGCATTGATTGATCATTTTGCACCATCAATAAATGAATTCTGCTCTGATTGCCAAACGCGGCTGGATAAAAACCCATTACGTATTCTTGATTGCAAAAAAGATCGCGAACACCCGTTAATGGAGACAGCTCCTGCCATTTTAGATTTTCTAAACGAAGAATCTAGGACATATTTTGAAAATCTGAAACAAACGTTAGATCAACTAGGCATTTCTTATGAAGTCGATGCGACGTTAGTAAGAGGCTTGGATTATTATAACCATACGGCGTTTGAATTGATGAGTACAGCACCAGGTTTTGGAGCCATCACAACGTTATGTGGAGGTGGACGCTACAACGGTCTTGTCCAAGAATTTGGTGGGCCGGAAACGCCTGGGATTGGCTTTGCCTTCAGTATTGAGCGTTTTATTTTAGCGATGAAAGCGGAAGGTGTTGCGTTACCTGAACGGCCACAGCTGGACGCCTATATTGTTGCTTTAGGAGAAGAAGCGAACCAACGAGCAGCTGTGCTTCTGCATGAATTGCGTAAAGATGGGTATCGTGTTGACAAAGATTATATGGGGAAGAAAATGAAAGCTCAATTTAAAACGGCAGATCGAAACGGCGCAACATGCACAATTATTATTGGTGAAGATGAGCTGGCGAATGAACAGGCGGTTATTCGCCATATGGATTCAGGCGAACAAAAAACCGTCTCCCTTCATTCTGTTGCAGTCGAATTAAGAGAGAGTATTAAAGGAGGAGCAGGATTGTGAGTAAACGAACGCATCATTGTGGAGATCTTTCCAAGCATCAGACAGGGGAAGAGGTAAGTTTAGTTGGCTGGGTTCAACGAAGAAGAGATTTAGGACAAGTCATTTTCTTAGATGTCCGGGACCGTTCAGGTGTTATTCAAGTTGTATGTAGTCCAGACATAAACGAAGAAGCGTTAAAAATAGCGGACCGTGTACGAAATGAATATATGATTTCTGTTAAAGGAATTGTTGTTGAACGTGATGAAAAAGCCGTTAATAAGAAAATTACAACAGGCGAAATTGAAATTCATGTTCATTCATTCGAGCTGTTAAATGCTTCAAAACCACTTCCGTTTCAAATTGAAGCAAATACGGATGCTTCTGAAGATGTTCGCTTGAAATATCGTTACTTAGACTTGCGTCGTCCTGACATGCAAGAAGCATTTAAATTAAGACATAAAGTAACGAAAACCGTTCGTGACTTTCTTGATGAAGATGGATTTTTAGAAATTGAAACACCGATGTTAACAAAAAGTACACCTGAAGGAGCAAGGGACTACTTAGTGCCAAGCCGTGTGCATCATGGTGAATTTTATGCCCTTCCGCAATCACCGCAAATTTTTAAACAATTGCTGATGGTATCTGGTTTTGAAAAATATTTTCAGATTGTGCGATGTTTTAGAGATGAAGATTTACGAGCAGACCGCCAGCCTGAGTTTACACAAATTGATATTGAAGCAAGTTTTCTTGAAACAGAAGATATTCTTGGTATGACGGAAACTCTAATGAAGAAGTTGATGCTTGAAACCCACGGTCTTGAATTTGAAGGGTCCTTTGAGCGGATGACATATGAAGATGCGATGAATCGCTATGGCTCTGATAAACCTGACACCCGTTTTGGAATGGAACTTGTTGATTTGACAACGGTTTTAGCAGATACGGAGTTTAAAGTATTTAGACAGGCAATTGATTCAAACGGGATTGTAAAAGGAATCAACCTTAGTGGAGGTGCAAATAAACTTTCTCGTAAAGAGATTGATGCACTTACCGATTTTGTTAAGCCATATGGTGCAAAAGGTTTAGCGTGGCTAAAGGTTGAAGAAGAAGGGTTAAAAGGACCAATTGCAAAATTCTTCAATCCTGAACAAACAGAAGCGTTGCTTGAAAGCATGCAAGCAAAACCAGGTGACTTGTTGTTCTTTGGTGCAGATAAGAAACAAATTGTCTTTGATTCATTAGGTGCACTACGTTTAAAATTCGGAAAAGATTTCGATCTAATTGATACAAGTAAATTCAATTTCCTTTGGGTTGTTGACTTTCCACTCGTTGAGTACGATGAGCAGGCAAGACGTTATGTAGCCCTACACCACCCATTCACACGTCCGAAAAAAGAAGATGAACATCTACTTGAATCGAATCCTGATGATGTGCGAGCAGAAGCTTATGACCTCGTCTTGAACGGCTATGAGCTTGGTGGCGGCTCTCAACGGATTTATGAGCGTGAGCTACAAGAAAAAATGTTCCAGACGCTTGGATTTACAAAAGAACAAGCGAATGAAGAGTTTGGCTTTTTGCTTGAAGCATTTGAATATGGTACACCTCCACATGGTGGAATTGCGCTAGGCTTAGACAGGATTGTCATGTTACTAGCACAAAAAACAAATTTACGAGAAGTCATTGCCTTTCCGAAAACGGCAAGTGCTAGTGATTTAATGACACATGCACCAGGTGCAGTCAGTGTGGAACAGTTAATTGATTTAAACCTGTCTGTTCTCGGGAAGCGTGGTTGACAGAAGAAACGCATCCCTCTATAATTACGGATACGATCAAATGAAAAAAACATACTATCTTATCGAGAGTGGCGGAGGGACTGACCCGATGAAGCCCGGCAACCAACCTATTTAAGGTCAAGGTGCTACATTCAGCAGAACGATGGTTCTGAGAGATAAGCAAAGGCAAAAAGCCCCTTTTCTTATCCAAGAATAGGGGCTTCTTTCAATAGACGAGAGGGTGACAGAGATGAAAATTGGCCTAATTGGATACGGAACGGTTGGAAGTGGTGTTTATGAACGGTTAATTCGTTCAAGAGAACAGATTGAAACCATTATCGGAGAAAAATTCGAAATCATTCGTATTTTAGTCAAAGATGTGAAGAAACATGAGGACGTTCACCGAAACCTTCTTACATCATCATGGGAGTCTTTTTTTGAACAGGAGCGATACGATCTTGTATTTGAAGCAATAAACGGAACAGATCTTCCGAAAGCATTTACGGAATCATTATTAAAGCAAGGCACCTCTGTTATTTCGGCTAACAAAAAGCTTGTAGCGCTACATGGAGAAGAGCTTGAGCAACTTGCTTATGATCACGGTGCTTACTACGGTTGGGATGCGGCAGTATGTGGGGCGATCCCTATCGTGAATGTTTTCAAAAGTGTGTTACTTACAACGAATATCCAGTCGATTGCAGGTATCCTCAACGGGACAAGTAATTATATTCTCACAAAAATGGGCGAAGGAAGAACCTATGAAGATGCGTTGGAACAAGCTCAATCATTAGGTTATGCAGAAGAGGATCCTACTTCTGATGTTGAAGGGTGGGATGCTGTTTATAAGCTCTGTTTATTGGCAAGACAATGTTATGATCAATGGATTTCGCCAAATGAGATTGAACGTGTTGGCATTAGTCATATTGATCAATGGCACATTCAAGCCGCAAAAGCGCTACGCTTATCCTTTAAATTAATTGCGAAATTAGAAGTAGATTCAACGTCCCTAAAAGGGTTCGTCAAGCCTGTTTTAATTGATCAAGAACATTCTTTAGCACCAATTCGTGGCGTTTTAAATGCTGTTACTCTTGAAGGGAAAGATATGGAGCGACTTATTTTTGCTGGCCCCGGTGCCGGAAAAGAAACAACAGCAAACAGCGTCGTAGAAGATTTTATTTTTCATGAACAACAGCGAGACGTATTGCCTCGTTTTACGTATCGTTTAACGAAAATCGAGGAAGGTATATCGGAAAAATTAACAGCGCAAGAAGTATGGTTTTGTAAAAATGAACAGCTTGGTGAAGTGGAACCTTATTTAGAGAAAACAAAAGTGTGGAAGGAAAAAGACATAGAAGGGGGAAAAGTGTTTATTGTGACTCCGCTTTCATCAGTAACGCCATTCTTTACATTCCCACTGCTGACAGAAATAGACCAAGAACTTACAACAGTGGAAAGCAAATTATAAATGGTATTTCGTTTCAGGAACGAGTTTTTTGAATTCTTTAATAAAAGTCTCTGGAGACGTTTTAATTTTGTACGTCGTTACGCCTTTACTAGTGTGTAAGTATAAAAATCCTAATGAATGTGGCGTATCGCTCGGAAATCGAAACGAGATATCAAAGACACTATCAAGTGGAAAGTGATCCGTACTTGTTTCAATGCGATCGCTATACAAAGCTAATTCGAAGGAACTTTCAACGACTCTTTTTTCTAGTATAGCAATTTCCTGCGTTACTTCAATGCATCGCTGTATTACAATGGCGCTCATCATCGTTGCCTCCTTTTAAAGAGAATGTACCATATTTTTCGTGAAAACTCGATTAATATGCAAGGTTTGCGTGTAAAAAATGTTGGGTATTTAAAAGACAAACAACAAGTATATGCCTTTAGTCGCAATTTTTCGAAAAATAATTGCTTATTAATGAAAAACCTGATATGATAACGGTAATCACATATCCTGATCTGTTCGTAAGGGCTTTATTCTTTGAGCCAACACTTTAAAAAAGGGAGCTTGCTGTTGCTGTTTTGCTTACATGCCTCGGTAGCTGAGGACTTAAAATAAATGGTACAAAGCACCCACCTGCCTGGCAGGTTCAAAGCATCGACTTCCTACGGCAAGATCGGGATGACACGAAGCATTTTCTGAAAAGGAAATGCTTTTTGTAGTGTGCTTTTAGAAGAGAGTATGATATGATCACATCAGCAAAATGCAATGGATAAAGGAGTTTGATGAACGTGTTACACCAGTTTTCAAGAAATGAACTGGCCATTGGTCATGACGGATTAGATCGATTAAAAGGAAGTACAGTTGCAGTACTCGGTGTTGGTGGGGTAGGCTCATTCTCAGCAGAAGCACTTGCCCGCTCGGGAGTCGGTAAAATCGTCCTTGTTGATAAAGATGACGTTGATATTACAAATGTAAATAGGCAAATCCACGCGTTGCTATCAACCGTTGGCCAGCCTAAAGTCGATTTAATGGCGGAGAGAATAAAAGACATTAATCCAGAATGCGAAGTGGTTGCGCTTAAAATGTTTTATACAGAAGAGACATATGAAGATTTCTTTTCTCATAAATTAGATTTTGTGATTGACGCAAGCGATACAATTTCATATAAAATCCACTTAATTAAAGAGTGTCGAAATAGAAGTATTCCGTTAATCTCCAGTATGGGTGTTGCAAATAAACTAGATCCAACCCGTCTTCGTATTGAAGATATCTCTAAAACAAGCTACGATCCAATTGCAAAAGTGATTCGGACTCGATTAAGAAAAGATGGAATTCAT includes:
- the hisS gene encoding histidine--tRNA ligase produces the protein MSIRLPRGTQDILPEDAVVWQHIEKVAKDVCQSYHFEEIRTPIFEHTEVFTRGVGDTTDIVQKEMYTFKDRGDRSLTLRPEGTASVVRSYVEHKLYGEANALTKLFYTGPMFRYERPQAGRMRQFVQFGVEALGSANPHLDAEVLALLIDICNRLGLVNLKLVINSLGDKESRDRHRQALIDHFAPSINEFCSDCQTRLDKNPLRILDCKKDREHPLMETAPAILDFLNEESRTYFENLKQTLDQLGISYEVDATLVRGLDYYNHTAFELMSTAPGFGAITTLCGGGRYNGLVQEFGGPETPGIGFAFSIERFILAMKAEGVALPERPQLDAYIVALGEEANQRAAVLLHELRKDGYRVDKDYMGKKMKAQFKTADRNGATCTIIIGEDELANEQAVIRHMDSGEQKTVSLHSVAVELRESIKGGAGL
- a CDS encoding homoserine dehydrogenase, whose translation is MKIGLIGYGTVGSGVYERLIRSREQIETIIGEKFEIIRILVKDVKKHEDVHRNLLTSSWESFFEQERYDLVFEAINGTDLPKAFTESLLKQGTSVISANKKLVALHGEELEQLAYDHGAYYGWDAAVCGAIPIVNVFKSVLLTTNIQSIAGILNGTSNYILTKMGEGRTYEDALEQAQSLGYAEEDPTSDVEGWDAVYKLCLLARQCYDQWISPNEIERVGISHIDQWHIQAAKALRLSFKLIAKLEVDSTSLKGFVKPVLIDQEHSLAPIRGVLNAVTLEGKDMERLIFAGPGAGKETTANSVVEDFIFHEQQRDVLPRFTYRLTKIEEGISEKLTAQEVWFCKNEQLGEVEPYLEKTKVWKEKDIEGGKVFIVTPLSSVTPFFTFPLLTEIDQELTTVESKL
- the aspS gene encoding aspartate--tRNA ligase, which gives rise to MSKRTHHCGDLSKHQTGEEVSLVGWVQRRRDLGQVIFLDVRDRSGVIQVVCSPDINEEALKIADRVRNEYMISVKGIVVERDEKAVNKKITTGEIEIHVHSFELLNASKPLPFQIEANTDASEDVRLKYRYLDLRRPDMQEAFKLRHKVTKTVRDFLDEDGFLEIETPMLTKSTPEGARDYLVPSRVHHGEFYALPQSPQIFKQLLMVSGFEKYFQIVRCFRDEDLRADRQPEFTQIDIEASFLETEDILGMTETLMKKLMLETHGLEFEGSFERMTYEDAMNRYGSDKPDTRFGMELVDLTTVLADTEFKVFRQAIDSNGIVKGINLSGGANKLSRKEIDALTDFVKPYGAKGLAWLKVEEEGLKGPIAKFFNPEQTEALLESMQAKPGDLLFFGADKKQIVFDSLGALRLKFGKDFDLIDTSKFNFLWVVDFPLVEYDEQARRYVALHHPFTRPKKEDEHLLESNPDDVRAEAYDLVLNGYELGGGSQRIYERELQEKMFQTLGFTKEQANEEFGFLLEAFEYGTPPHGGIALGLDRIVMLLAQKTNLREVIAFPKTASASDLMTHAPGAVSVEQLIDLNLSVLGKRG
- a CDS encoding ThiF family adenylyltransferase, which codes for MLHQFSRNELAIGHDGLDRLKGSTVAVLGVGGVGSFSAEALARSGVGKIVLVDKDDVDITNVNRQIHALLSTVGQPKVDLMAERIKDINPECEVVALKMFYTEETYEDFFSHKLDFVIDASDTISYKIHLIKECRNRSIPLISSMGVANKLDPTRLRIEDISKTSYDPIAKVIRTRLRKDGIHKGVTVVFSDEKPIQIREDIRQEIVPESAEQGKIRKAKLPPSSNAFVPSVSGLIMAGHVITKLLDGIEINRQD